Genomic segment of Arachis hypogaea cultivar Tifrunner chromosome 16, arahy.Tifrunner.gnm2.J5K5, whole genome shotgun sequence:
AATTGCCCATTTAAACTTACACGAGGAATTACTTCCCTACAAAGATGTTATTGCAAAGGTTATTTTTGATGTATGTTTTCTTACTTCCGGCTTTAGTTTTAGCTTTTACTTTTCAGTTACTTTTTCTATTTACATCCACTAGATGAAATAGTTACACTTAATTGTTAGATACTTCTGCCCTTTTCATCTTCTTTGGGAATAGCACTTTTGTTAGATACTTTTGTTTAGGTATATGAACATAATGCTTGCTGCAGTATCAAAGTTATGAAATTTATGATGCATCCTTTCTAGGTAACATTTTTCTATTTTGAAAAGTAGGCTTTGAATCCTCTGTTCTATTGGATGTGATGGCCTTATTTTATTGCTGCTGTCTTCATATCTCTGTGTTGCTTCATGCTTATATGAAGCaaactgaatttttatttttaccaaCAATGGATAATACAATAATGTCTGTTTGTATGTTTGAATGGCATGGCCTTTGTGACATAGACGTCCATTCAGTTATTCATCCACAAACTCGGTCTTTATAGTGTCAAGCATATtgttttatttatacatatttctCCTATTATTGTTCATGTTTTAGCTATTTATGCAGAAAAACTATCCAAGAATCAAAACCGTTGTTAATAAAGTGGGAACTATTACAAATGAATTTCGTGTtccagaatttgaagttttagCAGGAGAACATGATATGGTTACAGAAGTGAAGCAATATGGTGCCACTTTTAAGCTTGATTACAGTTTGGTTTATTGGAATTCTAGATTGGAACATGAACATAAAAGATTGGTTTCTCTGTTCCAACCTGGAGAGATCATTTGCGATATGTTTGCGGGTATAGGTCCTTTTGCAATTCCTGCAGCCCAAAAAGGATGCCTAGTCTATGCAAATGATTTGAATCCAGATAGCATTCACTATCTGAGGATCAATGCTAAAGTCAACAAGGTCGAAGATCGCATATATGCATACAACACAGATGCTAGAAAATTCATCTCCCAGCTGATGGAGGTGCCAACTTCTGAGGTTAAATTAGAATGTAATGTTCCAAGTCTGAATACATGTGAGTCATGCAACACAAAAGATGATGTTGAAACAAGTGTAGAAACTGCCTTGCTAATTGGTAATATCTTTACAGGATATAACTGCAAATACTGGTTTGATATCTTAACATGTTACCTAACACTGATATTTTTCTTGCAGTTGATAGAAAGGGCATAGGAGATCACAATAACAACAGTTTAGAGGATGTAGAATGTTCATCAAAGCATGATGATACATCTGTAACTTCTGCTAAGAGATCTTCTAGTAGTTCCCATGAAGGTATTCTTGATACCACTGTGACACCCCAGGATATCACTAGTACAGTGGCTACCTGATCTTATAGTCTCAAAATAATTCTGCAATTTCTGTTCTGGAAATAAAGAAATTTAACCTTGTTGAACAGTGCCCTTTCTTAGTGAGAAACAAAGTATTCAAAATACTCTGTAAGATTGAAATTAAAGCCTGATAAAGTTGTTTTTGTTTACAGAGAATGGAAAGACTCATGGAACTGATAGCTTTGAAGGTAGTGGGAAAAGAGGAAGCCAAAACAAGAGAATGAGAGGTTCCGAGTTCACTGACACAAAAACTTGGGAGCATATTGACCACGTAATAATGAACCTACCAGCATCAGCTGTTCAGTTTCTAGGTACAGATGGAGTGATGTCGTTGGACATAAtgtaacttatttttttaaaggaACTTTCGTGCAAGACTCTTGTTGTCTTCCTATGCTAGGAGTTTCGTAACTCATTCTTTGCTTTGCAAAAAACTCTCATTATCTTTGAGATTTATTGGCAGATATCTGACTTAAAAAAAATGTTCTGCCAGATGTATTTAGGGGATTAATCCAGAGGAAATATTGGAAAGGAAATCTACCATGGGTCCACTGCTATTGCTTCATTAGAGCAACTGAAACTCCAGAGACGATAATAGCTGTGAGTTCCTTCTACTAATGGTATTTcccattttctttttcctatgttTGGTAAGAATATCAATGATTTCACTGACTTGTGGTATTTGTTTTGCCCATTCGGGTGGCTTAGGAGCCTGGATTTTGTAAGAAGTTCAGTGGACACTGATCAAACTCTTACTTCACTTAGACAGTTAATTTTGAACTTAATTTCGCAGGTGGTAGAGTCTGCTTTGAGTGCCTGTATACAAGAACCAATATTTGATCGGGTTAGGGATGTAGCTCCAAACAAGGTATCAGTATTCAGTACTATAGATCACTGCTATTCTTCTATTTGATTTGTGTTTGTAGAAACTATAAAATATCTGTATTCATGGTCTTTTTCTGTTTACTTTGCAGGCAATGTTTTGTTTAAGCTTCAGGTTGCCAGAAGCATGCTGTAGGGAAGATGATCAATAACAAGAGCATGCTTTCTTGATGCTGCTGAAGAGATATTAGCTTTGAGTGATTTATTACTCTAGTTCTTCGGGTGTAACAGGGCCATGCCATGCTATCTGACTCAGAAAAGCGTAGTTAAAAGTGAAAATCAGCAAAATGGAATAGGTCACTCTTCAAATTgtttccttttcctcttttccctcttcacacacacacacacacacacacacactaactaactaactaactataggGGCTTGTTGATTCTTCTAGAAAGAAGTTCTTAGCTTGCCTAATCATATGTTGTGATGAATTGGTGACTGTTTTTGAGCAATGATTAAAGCTGTAGATATTTCCCCAGTTATATGAGAGTTAGTATTTTACAGCATCCTACTTTAAGTTCTCAAGCTTTCCTTTGTGCTTGATAAACAATGTTGGGATTTAAGTTCGGGCAGTGTTTTACTTAATTATTATGCTCTGTTGTGTTTCCAACGCTATTGCCCTTTCTTATTATTAGGAAAGTTGGAGTTTTTGTTCTTGGAAGTTATATGAGAACACTTATCTCCATACTATGCAGCTTTGTCTTTGGTAGTTATTGCTCTCAATTTGGAATTATGTGCTGTCAAGgaccaaaaaagaaaagaaattacgAGTAATTATCAAGTTTAAGCAAATAAAACTTTCACAACTTATCTTAGCCACTATCTCCGATGAAAAGA
This window contains:
- the LOC112757986 gene encoding tRNA (guanine(37)-N(1))-methyltransferase 2 isoform X1: MMLLDESEFDVHLKLWVLRIPCQHCKLATRILNGYMLDKPRVKPITEDLTSRKNRYIILSEKVQNQDLSDIPKEKLDELKGLCEIEVVPYSLTLGYSYWSADHVLKQILPAGFEVPSSFETIGQIAHLNLHEELLPYKDVIAKVIFDLFMQKNYPRIKTVVNKVGTITNEFRVPEFEVLAGEHDMVTEVKQYGATFKLDYSLVYWNSRLEHEHKRLVSLFQPGEIICDMFAGIGPFAIPAAQKGCLVYANDLNPDSIHYLRINAKVNKVEDRIYAYNTDARKFISQLMEVPTSEVKLECNVPSLNTCESCNTKDDVETSVETALLIVDRKGIGDHNNNSLEDVECSSKHDDTSVTSAKRSSSSSHEENGKTHGTDSFEGSGKRGSQNKRMRGSEFTDTKTWEHIDHVIMNLPASAVQFLDVFRGLIQRKYWKGNLPWVHCYCFIRATETPETIIAVVESALSACIQEPIFDRVRDVAPNKAMFCLSFRLPEACCREDDQ
- the LOC112757986 gene encoding tRNA (guanine(37)-N(1))-methyltransferase 2 isoform X2 yields the protein MMLLDESEFDVHLKLWVLRIPCQHCKLATRILNGYMLDKPRVKPITEDLTSRKNRYIILSEKVQNQDLSDIPKEKLDELKGLCEIEVVPYSLTLGYSYWSADHVLKQILPAGFEVPSSFETIGQIAHLNLHEELLPYKDVIAKVIFDKNYPRIKTVVNKVGTITNEFRVPEFEVLAGEHDMVTEVKQYGATFKLDYSLVYWNSRLEHEHKRLVSLFQPGEIICDMFAGIGPFAIPAAQKGCLVYANDLNPDSIHYLRINAKVNKVEDRIYAYNTDARKFISQLMEVPTSEVKLECNVPSLNTCESCNTKDDVETSVETALLIVDRKGIGDHNNNSLEDVECSSKHDDTSVTSAKRSSSSSHEENGKTHGTDSFEGSGKRGSQNKRMRGSEFTDTKTWEHIDHVIMNLPASAVQFLDVFRGLIQRKYWKGNLPWVHCYCFIRATETPETIIAVVESALSACIQEPIFDRVRDVAPNKAMFCLSFRLPEACCREDDQ